The Pirellulales bacterium genome includes a window with the following:
- the acs gene encoding acetate--CoA ligase codes for MSAQSGGRIDTVMQEDRVFAPLPEFAAKARIGSPAAYDEMWREAAADIDGFWAKFASELHWFKPYKKVLEWQEPFARWFVGGQTNVSYNCLDVHLASARRNKAAIIWEGEPGDARVLTYQMLHHEVCKFANVLKKLGIGTGDVVSIYMPLVPELVIAMLACARIGAIHSVIFGGFSSEAIADRNNDARAKLVITADGGWRRGQQLALKANVDEALTKSPTVEKCVVLRRIGNEVSMKPGRDHWWDELMAESSAACPAEPLDSETPLFILYTSGSTGKPKGIKHTTAGYQLYAKKTTEWVFDIRDEDVYWCTADCGWITGHSYVVYGPLACGATVMMYEGAPNWPDEGRFWEIIERYRVSIFYTAPTAIRSFIKWGDRWVDHHDLSSLRLLGTVGEGINPEAWMWYHRKIGRERCPIVDTWWQTETGGIMMSPLPGAIATKPGSCTKPLPGIVPAIVDERGRPVEAGHGGWLVITKPWPGMLRGIWGDDKRYAEQYWQKVPHNYLAGDNARQDKDGYYWIMGRIDDVLNVAGHRLSTIEIESALVSHPLVAEAAAVGRPDDVKGEAVAVFVTLKSGEATSALRDELKKHVRKEIGALAQPDDVRFTNALPKTRSGKIMRRLLRDIAAGKETVGDTTTLEDYGVLAKLREDDE; via the coding sequence ATGTCGGCACAGTCGGGCGGACGAATCGACACGGTAATGCAAGAGGACCGCGTATTTGCTCCGCTGCCGGAGTTCGCGGCTAAAGCGCGCATCGGTTCGCCGGCCGCTTATGACGAAATGTGGCGCGAGGCGGCCGCTGACATCGACGGCTTTTGGGCCAAGTTCGCCAGCGAACTGCATTGGTTCAAGCCCTACAAGAAAGTGCTCGAGTGGCAGGAACCATTTGCCAGGTGGTTCGTCGGCGGTCAGACGAACGTTTCGTACAACTGCCTCGACGTACATCTCGCCAGCGCCCGCCGCAACAAGGCTGCCATCATCTGGGAGGGCGAGCCCGGCGACGCGCGCGTGCTGACGTATCAGATGCTGCATCACGAGGTTTGCAAGTTCGCCAACGTCTTGAAGAAGCTGGGCATCGGGACGGGGGACGTCGTTTCGATTTATATGCCGCTTGTGCCGGAGCTGGTGATCGCGATGCTGGCTTGCGCCCGGATCGGTGCCATTCACTCGGTCATCTTCGGCGGCTTTTCCAGCGAAGCGATTGCCGACCGCAACAACGACGCCCGGGCGAAGCTCGTGATTACCGCCGACGGCGGCTGGCGCCGCGGCCAGCAATTGGCGCTGAAGGCCAACGTCGACGAAGCGTTAACCAAAAGCCCCACGGTCGAAAAGTGCGTGGTGCTACGCCGGATCGGCAACGAAGTCTCGATGAAGCCGGGCCGCGACCACTGGTGGGACGAGTTGATGGCCGAATCGTCGGCCGCTTGTCCGGCCGAGCCGCTCGACAGTGAAACCCCGCTGTTCATCCTGTACACCAGCGGCTCGACCGGCAAACCGAAAGGGATTAAGCACACCACGGCCGGCTACCAGCTCTACGCCAAGAAGACCACGGAATGGGTCTTCGACATCCGCGACGAGGATGTCTATTGGTGTACGGCCGACTGCGGCTGGATCACGGGCCATAGCTACGTCGTCTACGGACCGCTGGCATGCGGCGCCACGGTGATGATGTACGAGGGCGCGCCGAACTGGCCTGACGAGGGACGCTTCTGGGAAATTATCGAGCGCTACCGCGTGTCGATCTTCTACACCGCGCCCACCGCGATTCGCTCGTTCATCAAATGGGGCGATCGCTGGGTCGATCATCACGATCTTTCCAGCTTACGCCTGCTGGGCACGGTTGGCGAAGGAATCAATCCCGAGGCCTGGATGTGGTATCACCGCAAGATCGGCCGCGAGCGCTGCCCGATCGTCGATACCTGGTGGCAGACCGAAACGGGCGGAATCATGATGAGCCCGTTGCCAGGCGCCATCGCGACCAAGCCCGGCAGTTGCACCAAGCCTTTGCCCGGTATTGTCCCGGCCATCGTCGATGAGCGCGGACGCCCGGTCGAAGCGGGGCACGGCGGGTGGCTTGTCATCACCAAGCCCTGGCCCGGCATGCTGCGCGGCATCTGGGGAGACGACAAACGCTACGCCGAGCAGTATTGGCAAAAGGTCCCCCACAACTACCTGGCCGGCGACAACGCCCGACAGGACAAAGATGGCTACTACTGGATCATGGGGCGCATCGACGACGTGCTGAACGTCGCCGGTCATCGGCTGAGCACGATCGAGATCGAAAGCGCCCTGGTCAGCCATCCGCTCGTGGCCGAAGCCGCGGCCGTCGGCCGGCCCGACGACGTGAAAGGAGAGGCCGTGGCGGTGTTCGTGACGCTCAAGTCCGGCGAAGCGACGAGCGCTTTGCGCGACGAGTTGAAAAAACACGTGCGCAAGGAAATCGGCGCCCTCGCGCAGCCCGACGACGTGCGCTTCACCAACGCCCTGCCCAAAACGCGCAGCGGCAAGATCATGCGCCGGCTGTTGCGCGACATCGCGGCCGGCAAGGAAACGGTCGGCGACACCACGACGCTCGAAGACTACGGAGTTCTCGCAAAGCTACGCGAGGACGACGAGTGA